Genomic segment of Candidatus Desulfatibia profunda:
CAAAAGCGACCCCATGGCATTGGCAATTATTGATCGACGGACAGCCGACTGTTGGCAAGGTTGATCTGCTCCATAATACTTAAAGCAATTTTTAAAGCATCGCGTCCCATCTTTCCTGTAACTTCAGGTGTTTTACGGGTGATGACCGATTTTACAAAAGCTTTTATTTCATCTTCCAGGGCATCGCCTTTTGTAAAACGAAGTTGTTTGATTTCCATCCCGGGGATCAAGCCGCTCTTTTTTTCACTGTTTTGCCGGATAACGGTTATTTCCTGACTTGTAAAATCAACAGATACATAGGCATCTTTTTGGAACAGTCTGATTTTGCGCTCATTCTTGGTTGAAATTCGGCTGGCGGTGACATTGGCGATACATCCAGTTTTAAATTCTAGACGTGCATTGGCAATATCAACATTTTCAGAAATGACAGGGATTCCGGCCGAACGAATTTCGCTGACGTCGGATTTGACAAAATTTAGAATAATATCGATATCATGAATCATAAGGTCGAGGACCACGCTCACGTCGGTACAGCGGTCTTTGTATATACTTAGCCGGTGTGACTCGATGAACATCGGCTTATGAACAATATCCTGCAAAGCAACCACCGCAGGATTAAAGCGTTCAAGGTGCCCCACCTGAACGATAAGGCCCTTGGATTCCGAAAGCCGGATCAGCGCATCAGCCTCTTCAAGAGTGGTTGTCACGGGCTTTTCGATGAGGACATCAACACCATTTTCCAAAAAATCCCTGGCAACCGTAAAATGGAACGGCGTTGGAACAACAATACTGACTGCATCCACTTTTCCGAAAAGGTCCTGATAGGCTGAATATGCCGTGGTACGACATTTTCTGGCGACATCCTCGGCTCGCGACGGGTTGATATCGACCAGCCCGACCAGATCTACCTCATGCATGCCGGCATATTTTTCAGCATGAAATTTGCCAAGATAACCGACACCGATAACGCCAACACGGAGTTTTTTCATTTCACCTTGTAATCCCCCGCTGGGAAGATTTTATAAAATCAAGCAGGGTGGCTACTTCGGGAATCTGTTCGACTTCGGCATTGACTCTCTCGATGGCTTCATTCAAGGTCAGGCCGATACGAAAAATAATTCTATAGGCTTTTTTTAATAACGATAGAGTCTCATTCGAAAACCCGTGGCGCTTTAAGCCTACGCTATTTAAACCGTGCAGCTTGGCCCTGTCACCCGAGGCAATCACAAAAGGCGGTATATCTTTTACAACCGCAGATTTTCCTCCCACATAAGCATAATTGCCAATTCTGACAAATTGATGAATTGCCACCAGACCGCCGACTGTTGCATAATCATCAATGGTCACATGACCGGCAAGTGTCGCGTTGTTTGCAAGAATAACATTTCGCCCTGTTTTACAATCATGGGCGACATGCGTATAGGCCATTAAAAAATTTTCCTCGCCGATCTCGGTGGTACCTCCTCCGAATTCGGTTCCCCTGTTTATGGTAACGAACTCGCGAATAATCGAGCGCGGCCCGATTTTAACATAGGTTTCTTCGCCTTTGAATTTTAATGCCTGGGGAACGCCCCCAATGGAAGCATATTGAAATATCTGACAGCCCGGTCCGATACGCGTATACGGCTCGATAACGACATGGGATCCGACAACCGTTCCCGCCCCGATAGCAACATTATCGCTGACAATCGAATACGGACCGATGATTACGTCAGCGTCGATTTGCGCCCCTGAAGAGACAATTGCCGTGGAATGTATCATGTTCTTTCTCCAAAAGTGGCCATCAGTTCAGCTTCCGCCACACGTTTATCATCAACAAAAGCAATCCCGGACATCTTGAAAGTTTGGGATCGCTGTTTTAAAAATTGCATCTTGAAAATAAGCTGGTCGCCGGGGACCACCGGTTTTCTAAACTTAACCTTATCCATCGCCATGAAATATATCAGCGTCCCCTCTCTTTCCCGATTCATGGATTCAGCAGCCAGTACGGCGCCGGCTTGCCCCATGGCCTCGATAATCAGCACTCCGGGCATAATCGGGTCCCCCGGGAAATGACCCTGAAAAAAAGGTTCGTTGATGGTTACGTTTTTCAACGCCACAACCTTTTCGCCGGGCACAAGCTCAAGGATGCGATCGATCATAATAAAGGGGTAGCGGTGGGGCAATATTTTCATAATCTTCTGAATATCATACGTTTTTTCCATCTTATCTCTCCGGTGACCTTCGGCCTGCAAATTGCTGAGATTTCGTAAAAAAAAACAATACTATAACCTTTCTCAAAATAGCATTGGGTTTCAGCCGCAGGATGATTTCGATTTGTTTCAAATTCACCAAACCGGTCAATCGTCTTCGATCTTTTTTAATTTCTTTTCGACTTCCAAAAGCCGCTTTTGCAGTTCGGGCAGCATGGGTATTATTCTTTGCACCTTAAGCCATAACCGATGGGGCATTGCTGGCAACCCTGAAGAAAGAACTTCGCCGTTCGACACCGACTTGGCAACACCGGCCTGCGGGCCAACAGTCACATTATCTCCGATGTCAAGGTGCCCGGCAACGCCGGCCTGTCCTGCAAGGATGGCGTGTTTCCCGATGGTAACGCTGCCTGAAATTCCGACCTGTGCCACCAGGACCGAATTCTCACCAACGGTCACATTATGCGCAATATGAACCAGGTTATCGGTCTTAACACCTTTTTGAATCCAGGTCTTGCCGAAAGTTGCCCTGTCAATGGCGTTCAAGGCCCCGATTTCAACATCATCATCTATCTGGACAATACCGATGTGGGGAATCTTGTAATAGGTTTCCCCGTCCGGTGCAAAACCGAAACCATCGCTGCCGATAACCGTCCCGGCATGGATGATCACCCTGTTCCCGATTCGGCTGCGTTCCAAAACGGTCACATTGGGGCGGATCTCCACATCATCCCCAATAACCACATTGTTCCCGATGAAAACATTGGCATGAATACGAACACGCCGCCCAACGGTAACATTATCTCCGATGACCGCAAAAGGTGCGATAAATACATCTTCACCGTGGGAGAAGCCCTCCCCGACATACGCCTTTGGACTTATGCCGGGTTCCGGTTTTACATATGGATGAAAAATTCCGATGACTTTGGCAAAAGCGACTTGAGGATTCTCCACCCGTACCAGGTTTTTCAACGACGTCTGAAAATTACGGGGCACAATCACGGCCCCGGCATCGGTTTCATCGATCCGTTTTAAGAATTTTGGACTCCCGGCACATGTTATCTCGTCGCTACGGGCCTCATCAAAAGAAGCTACGTCACGAATAAGCTTTTGAACATCACCCTGAACCTCACCTTCGACAACTTCGGCGACACGGGCCAATGGCATTTCCATTATAAAGCACCTAACCCGGATTCGCTTCCGGCTGTTAAACAATCAAACCAAAAGCTAGATCCGATTTAAATGTATCGGTTATCTATTCTTTCTTGGTCTTGGTCTCTTCTTTCTCACGGGCAGCAAAATCGGCATTGTAAATTTGGATCAATTTGTCGGTGATATCATTTGTTTTGGGCGCATACAGCACACCACCCTCCCGTTTTTCAAGGATAAGAAGATAACCTTCCTTTTTACCGATATCCTCAATCAGCTCTAAAAGATCTTTCTGTATGCGACCCACGTGCCGTTGCTCCAGCAGCTTGAAATCAGTCATGTATTTTTGTTGTAAAGTTTTAAAATCATTTATTTTTATTCTGATTTCACGTTCTCGCTCCTCACGCATCTCCTTGCTCATCACCAGAGCTTCGCGTTCAAGTTTCTTTTTTATTTCGTCGATTTCAGCGCCCCTCTCTTTGAGATCGGCCTCCATATTCTTACCCTGTTTACTGATTTCAGCCTGGGCCTTTTTGCCGGCACTCGAAGTCTCAAGTATTTTTTGAAAATCGACAATACCAATTTTGGCAACATCTGCTCCAAATGACGACGCTGCCATAAAACAAAACGTTATGAATGTTGCCATAAAAGCTGTCTTAACCCTTCGCATTTCTCCTCCTTAACTATTCGTCAACCCTTTGAATCGCATGCATGTGAATATAGACCGAATTAACGAATTAACAATTACACTATTTGACGATTTAGCTGTTTAGCAAGCATACCCGGTCTAAAATGCCCCCCCCATTGTAAATTCCCAGCGTCCGCCCTTTTCCTCACCTTCTTTTGTGTCGAGCCTGTATCCATATTCAAGACGCAGCGGCCCTATGGGAGAATACCATCGGAAACCGATTCCGGTACTTTTGCGCAGATTACTCAGATCAAAACTTTCACTGTTGTCATAGACATTGCCGGCATCAAAAAAGACAACGCCGTAAAGACCTTGATCCTTCAGCAGAGGGTGTTTAAGTTCAACATTAATTTGGATAAATTTATCCCCGCCGATCTTGGTTACATAACCGTTTTTGTTAATCGCCGTAGGGCCTATATCCCGCCAGCCATATCCGCGCAAGGAATTTATGCCGCCCAGATAAAAGCGTTCCCAATCCGGGAGTATCTTACCGGAATGTTTCATGACATATCCGGTTTTGCCGTGCAGAAATCCTACCAGATCCTTAACCAGGGGGATATACCATCCTGTTTCCGCCAAAAACTTGGTAAAGCCGATAGCGCCCCCGAGGCCGGCATACTGCACAGAGGTGCTGTGCTCCGATCCTTCCGTGGCATTAAAAAGATTGTTGGTTGAATCGTAACGCAACCTGGCGGTCGTGCTGCTGGTTACGTTGGTCCCTTCAAGTTCCCAGATGGAATCCGGAGCATCAAAGGTGATGTTATTGATGTCTGAATTTTCGTATTCATAGGAAATATAGGCCCGGGTATAATCAAAAACCGGATAGCCGAACCGTACTGCGCCGCCGACACTATCCTTGTCATAGGTATCATAATCCGTCTCCCACTTGTAAAGATCAAAACCCGCCGACAAGGGAATATCAAACAGCCACGGCTCGGTAAAACTGATGTTATATCTGGTCGTCCTCCCGCCCAGCTCGGCCTTTAACTCAAGGGTCTGCCCCAGGCCGAAAAGATTTCTCTGCGAAACCGAAACCATGAAAAAAGCGCTCTCGACACTGCTGTAGCCACCGCCAAAGGTGAAAGCGCCGGTGGGTTTTTCAGTAACATCGATCTTTAACACCATCTTGTCTTCGGCGCTGCCCTTGGACGTGTTCACCTTGATATCTTCGAAATAGTCCAGCCGGTGCAGATTGCGCACGCTGCGCTTTAATGCCTTTCCTTTGTGCAATTCCTGTTCATAAACTTTCAGCTCCCGACGAATAACCTTATCCCTTGTCTTGGTGTTGCCGCTGATAAGGATAGCTTCAAAATAAACCTGCTTATTCTTTTTAACATCATAGATGATATTGACCTTGAGCTTATTGATATCTTTGTCAACAAGAGGCGTTACCTCGGCATAGGCATAACCTTCGTCCGCGTAAAAATCGGTCAACGCAAGCACATCGTTACGGACAACCTCTCGGTTGAAAAACGTTTCCTTGGTAATCTTCAGCTTTTCCAGCAACTGTTCTTTGGGAAAAATCAAGTCGCCCGTTATGTTGACATCTCCGACCTCAAAGCGCGGGCCTTCATCAACTTTAATCGTGATATATATCCACTCTTCCTTGAATTCAATCTGCGGTTCTCCCATTTTGGCCTGTATGTAACCGTTATTGTGATAAAAGGCCGCAAGCTTGGCGATGTCCTGGTCGAGAACCTCCATCTTCAGATCGCCGGACGATGTCAGCCACGAAAAAAAGCCCTTTTCCGACGTCTCCATCTTTTTTTTCAATTTTTTGTCCGTACAAGCGTTGTTGCCTTCAAAAATGATACTTTTTATACTGATTTTTTCTCCCTCTGTAATGATGAATTCCAAGTCGGTTTGATTGTGTTCGAGTTGCTCGATCTTATAAGCAACTTTGATGTTTTGATAATTTTTGCCCTTGTAAAGATCTTCGATGTGTTTAACACTGTCGCGAATCTTGTTGATGTTCAGTATGGAGCCTGTTCTGATGTTTAATACCCCTTGTATATCTTCATCTTTTATATGCCGGTTACCTTCCAGGCGGACTTTGCGGACAGTCGGTTTTTCCTTTACCGCAAAGATGATGATCTTTCCTTCAGGGCCGTCTTCAGCTTCGATCCGGATATCATCAAAATATCCCATGGAATATACGGACTTTAAGTCATCCGAAAGGCTTTTTGCCAGCATGATATCGCCGGGTGCTGTTTTGATAACCCTCTTGATGGCATCGGATTCGATCCGCTTGTTGCCCTTGATAAGCACCTCGGCTATCTTTTCGCGTTTAAAAAGCTTCATGACAATTTTATCGGTAAGCTCCTTCACGTTTCCCAGCAGGTTTTCGATACTTTTTCCTTCTACGAAAAAAACATGTGGCGGCGCTTCACCGAACGTTTCGATCATCTTGGCATCCATGCTGAATTGTTGCCCGATCCAGGTTAAACTGCCCCAGACAACATAGTC
This window contains:
- the fabZ gene encoding 3-hydroxyacyl-ACP dehydratase FabZ, which codes for MEKTYDIQKIMKILPHRYPFIMIDRILELVPGEKVVALKNVTINEPFFQGHFPGDPIMPGVLIIEAMGQAGAVLAAESMNREREGTLIYFMAMDKVKFRKPVVPGDQLIFKMQFLKQRSQTFKMSGIAFVDDKRVAEAELMATFGERT
- the bamA gene encoding outer membrane protein assembly factor BamA, with protein sequence MMRRLILLVIAVFWMVPQTASALKTVRVAVLPFEIHSMKDLAYMEAEISGIIKKQLQQAGSVVVDLELAPESLQAAMARGIDGIRNLGVQHGVDYVVWGSLTWIGQQFSMDAKMIETFGEAPPHVFFVEGKSIENLLGNVKELTDKIVMKLFKREKIAEVLIKGNKRIESDAIKRVIKTAPGDIMLAKSLSDDLKSVYSMGYFDDIRIEAEDGPEGKIIIFAVKEKPTVRKVRLEGNRHIKDEDIQGVLNIRTGSILNINKIRDSVKHIEDLYKGKNYQNIKVAYKIEQLEHNQTDLEFIITEGEKISIKSIIFEGNNACTDKKLKKKMETSEKGFFSWLTSSGDLKMEVLDQDIAKLAAFYHNNGYIQAKMGEPQIEFKEEWIYITIKVDEGPRFEVGDVNITGDLIFPKEQLLEKLKITKETFFNREVVRNDVLALTDFYADEGYAYAEVTPLVDKDINKLKVNIIYDVKKNKQVYFEAILISGNTKTRDKVIRRELKVYEQELHKGKALKRSVRNLHRLDYFEDIKVNTSKGSAEDKMVLKIDVTEKPTGAFTFGGGYSSVESAFFMVSVSQRNLFGLGQTLELKAELGGRTTRYNISFTEPWLFDIPLSAGFDLYKWETDYDTYDKDSVGGAVRFGYPVFDYTRAYISYEYENSDINNITFDAPDSIWELEGTNVTSSTTARLRYDSTNNLFNATEGSEHSTSVQYAGLGGAIGFTKFLAETGWYIPLVKDLVGFLHGKTGYVMKHSGKILPDWERFYLGGINSLRGYGWRDIGPTAINKNGYVTKIGGDKFIQINVELKHPLLKDQGLYGVVFFDAGNVYDNSESFDLSNLRKSTGIGFRWYSPIGPLRLEYGYRLDTKEGEEKGGRWEFTMGGAF
- the lpxD gene encoding UDP-3-O-(3-hydroxymyristoyl)glucosamine N-acyltransferase; amino-acid sequence: MEMPLARVAEVVEGEVQGDVQKLIRDVASFDEARSDEITCAGSPKFLKRIDETDAGAVIVPRNFQTSLKNLVRVENPQVAFAKVIGIFHPYVKPEPGISPKAYVGEGFSHGEDVFIAPFAVIGDNVTVGRRVRIHANVFIGNNVVIGDDVEIRPNVTVLERSRIGNRVIIHAGTVIGSDGFGFAPDGETYYKIPHIGIVQIDDDVEIGALNAIDRATFGKTWIQKGVKTDNLVHIAHNVTVGENSVLVAQVGISGSVTIGKHAILAGQAGVAGHLDIGDNVTVGPQAGVAKSVSNGEVLSSGLPAMPHRLWLKVQRIIPMLPELQKRLLEVEKKLKKIEDD
- a CDS encoding Gfo/Idh/MocA family oxidoreductase, which gives rise to MKKLRVGVIGVGYLGKFHAEKYAGMHEVDLVGLVDINPSRAEDVARKCRTTAYSAYQDLFGKVDAVSIVVPTPFHFTVARDFLENGVDVLIEKPVTTTLEEADALIRLSESKGLIVQVGHLERFNPAVVALQDIVHKPMFIESHRLSIYKDRCTDVSVVLDLMIHDIDIILNFVKSDVSEIRSAGIPVISENVDIANARLEFKTGCIANVTASRISTKNERKIRLFQKDAYVSVDFTSQEITVIRQNSEKKSGLIPGMEIKQLRFTKGDALEDEIKAFVKSVITRKTPEVTGKMGRDALKIALSIMEQINLANSRLSVDQ
- the lpxA gene encoding acyl-ACP--UDP-N-acetylglucosamine O-acyltransferase, producing the protein MIHSTAIVSSGAQIDADVIIGPYSIVSDNVAIGAGTVVGSHVVIEPYTRIGPGCQIFQYASIGGVPQALKFKGEETYVKIGPRSIIREFVTINRGTEFGGGTTEIGEENFLMAYTHVAHDCKTGRNVILANNATLAGHVTIDDYATVGGLVAIHQFVRIGNYAYVGGKSAVVKDIPPFVIASGDRAKLHGLNSVGLKRHGFSNETLSLLKKAYRIIFRIGLTLNEAIERVNAEVEQIPEVATLLDFIKSSQRGITR
- a CDS encoding OmpH family outer membrane protein, with protein sequence MRRVKTAFMATFITFCFMAASSFGADVAKIGIVDFQKILETSSAGKKAQAEISKQGKNMEADLKERGAEIDEIKKKLEREALVMSKEMREEREREIRIKINDFKTLQQKYMTDFKLLEQRHVGRIQKDLLELIEDIGKKEGYLLILEKREGGVLYAPKTNDITDKLIQIYNADFAAREKEETKTKKE